The proteins below come from a single Lactobacillus johnsonii genomic window:
- the coaE gene encoding dephospho-CoA kinase (Dephospho-CoA kinase (CoaE) performs the final step in coenzyme A biosynthesis.): protein MTYFLGLTGGIASGKSTADEFFKKKKIPIIDSDLIAHKIMEIGQNGYKAVVDYFGTDILNDDQTINRRKLGGIVFNDKAKLKKLNELTHPLVHQEIKQQMARYRANQEKLVVIDVPLLFESGFESLCNGVLVISITPELQIERLMKRNAFTKKEAIARINNQMPLSEKEKRATYVVANTGTIDDLEKKLSDLLQEIGR, encoded by the coding sequence ATGACATATTTTTTAGGTTTAACTGGTGGAATTGCTAGTGGCAAAAGTACAGCTGATGAATTTTTTAAAAAGAAAAAAATTCCAATTATTGATTCAGACTTGATTGCTCATAAAATAATGGAGATTGGGCAAAATGGCTACAAAGCAGTAGTAGATTATTTTGGTACCGATATTCTTAATGATGATCAAACGATCAATCGTCGTAAGTTAGGTGGAATAGTTTTTAACGATAAAGCTAAGTTGAAAAAACTTAATGAGTTAACACATCCACTTGTCCACCAAGAAATTAAACAACAAATGGCACGATATCGTGCAAATCAAGAAAAATTAGTTGTAATCGATGTGCCTTTGCTGTTTGAATCTGGCTTTGAAAGTTTATGTAATGGTGTTTTGGTTATTTCTATTACACCAGAATTGCAGATTGAACGTTTAATGAAACGAAATGCCTTCACTAAAAAAGAAGCTATAGCTAGAATAAATAATCAAATGCCGTTAAGTGAAAAAGAAAAAAGGGCTACCTATGTAGTAGCTAATACTGGTACAATAGATGACTTAGAGAAAAAAT
- the mutM gene encoding DNA-formamidopyrimidine glycosylase, producing MPEMPEVETVRRTLTPLVKGKTIAKIIIWYPKIIVNNPDEFVEKLTNKKILKIDRYGKYLLFRFSDDLTMVSHLRMEGKYHLVTPDHPKGKHEHVEFVFTDGTALRYADVRKFGRMHLVETGTEKQTTGIRHLGPEPNTEEFSVEYFINALSRKKKNIKNTLLDQTVVCGLGNIYVDEVLWQSKIHPLSSAKSIPADKIVDLYHNINHTITVATKERGTTVHTYLDANGDIGGYQNMLQVYGHAGEECNNCGTILEKIKVNGRGTTFCTHCQVLYK from the coding sequence ATGCCAGAAATGCCAGAAGTAGAGACAGTTAGAAGAACGCTAACTCCTTTAGTTAAAGGAAAGACAATTGCTAAAATTATTATTTGGTATCCAAAGATTATAGTTAATAATCCTGACGAATTCGTTGAAAAATTAACGAATAAAAAAATTTTGAAAATTGATCGTTATGGCAAGTATTTACTATTTAGATTTAGCGATGACCTGACTATGGTTTCCCATTTACGAATGGAAGGAAAATATCATTTAGTGACTCCTGATCATCCTAAAGGAAAGCACGAGCATGTGGAATTTGTTTTTACTGATGGAACTGCTCTGCGCTATGCTGATGTACGTAAATTCGGAAGAATGCATCTAGTAGAAACTGGAACAGAGAAGCAGACAACTGGAATTCGGCACCTTGGCCCTGAACCAAATACGGAAGAGTTTAGTGTAGAATACTTTATTAATGCTCTAAGTCGAAAGAAGAAAAATATTAAGAATACTCTTTTAGATCAAACCGTAGTTTGCGGTTTAGGAAATATTTATGTTGATGAAGTGTTGTGGCAGAGTAAAATTCATCCCTTAAGTAGTGCGAAGTCAATTCCTGCTGACAAAATAGTAGATTTATATCACAATATAAATCATACGATTACTGTTGCAACTAAAGAGCGTGGTACTACGGTACATACTTATTTGGACGCTAATGGTGATATAGGTGGTTACCAAAATATGCTCCAGGTTTACGGTCATGCGGGTGAAGAGTGTAATAATTGCGGCACTATTCTAGAGAAAATTAAAGTAAATGGACGCGGCACTACTTTCTGTACGCATTGTCAGGTGTTATACAAATGA
- the polA gene encoding DNA polymerase I, whose translation MAQKKLLLIDGNSVAFRAFYALYRQLDRFTSPDGLHTNAIFTFKNMLDAIIKQTNPTNVLVAFDAGKVTFRTEMYQDYKGGRQKTPSELSEQLPVIREMLKDLGIKSYELKNYEADDIIGTLSKMGEDAGYTVDIVTGDRDLTQLASDKTTVLITKNGVGDTEAYTPAHMKEVNGVTPTEFIDMKALMGDSSDNYPGVTKVGPKTASRLIQKYGSIEELYEHVDEMKKSKLKENLINDKDKAFLAKKLATIDRDSPVEVTLADTKLQEPNIEDLRNLYERLGFKKFLAELDVNGTTSNTPETEKYEYLELTKENIIELDKISEKEVTFYLAMLGDNYHLAPIEGFSLKVGNKIYVSKDPVLLQENSLRQMLEDKTIKKNVFDIKRTYVGLHRLDIKAEGLDYDMLLASYLVNNENNSNDLGEVAHLYDDYSVKTDLEVYGKGKKQAVPDDNEFFEHLAAKVAVIEKLKTPLLEKLKDHEQDDLYETIEIPVAFVLAKMEITGIKVEASVLNQLGNDFAVKLQELEHKIYQQAGEEFNLNSPKQLGHILFEKLGLPPIKKTKTGYSTSVEVLEQLKMKSPIVSEILDYRQIAKIQNTYVKGLLDCIQPDGRIHTRYLQTLTTTGRLSSVDPNLQNIPTKTEEGKQIRKAFVPSTKDGYIFSCDYSQVELRVLAHVSGDEHMQEAFKSGYDIHAHTAMKIFHLDSPDEVTPLMRRHAKAVNFGIVYGISDYGLSKNLGISRKQAKTFIENYFEQYPQIKNYMDEAIKKARENGYAETIMHRRRYLPDIHSKNFNVRSFAERTAINSPIQGSAADIIKIAMINMQKKLDELHLKTKMVLQVHDELIFDVPKDELDTIKKIVPEVMQSAVKLDVPLIADSNWGHNWYDAK comes from the coding sequence ATGGCACAAAAGAAATTACTTTTAATTGACGGCAACTCTGTGGCCTTTCGTGCCTTTTATGCTTTATACCGTCAGCTTGATCGTTTTACTAGTCCAGATGGATTGCATACAAATGCAATTTTTACTTTTAAAAATATGCTTGACGCAATCATAAAGCAGACTAATCCAACTAATGTATTAGTTGCTTTTGATGCAGGAAAAGTTACTTTTAGAACTGAGATGTATCAAGATTATAAAGGTGGTCGCCAAAAAACACCGAGTGAATTGTCAGAGCAACTTCCTGTAATTCGTGAAATGCTTAAAGACTTAGGAATAAAGAGTTATGAGCTAAAGAATTATGAAGCTGATGATATTATTGGAACACTTTCTAAGATGGGAGAAGATGCTGGATATACAGTTGATATTGTGACTGGAGATAGAGATTTAACTCAGCTTGCATCTGATAAAACCACAGTCTTAATTACTAAAAACGGAGTTGGCGATACAGAAGCTTATACTCCAGCCCATATGAAAGAAGTTAACGGTGTTACTCCAACTGAATTCATTGACATGAAAGCTTTGATGGGGGATAGTTCAGATAATTATCCTGGTGTAACTAAGGTCGGCCCAAAAACTGCTTCTCGTCTAATTCAAAAATATGGTTCTATTGAAGAACTTTATGAACATGTAGACGAAATGAAAAAGTCTAAGCTAAAAGAGAACTTAATTAATGATAAAGATAAGGCCTTTTTAGCTAAAAAGTTAGCTACTATTGATCGGGATTCGCCAGTGGAAGTAACTCTGGCCGACACTAAATTACAAGAACCAAATATTGAAGACTTGCGTAATTTATATGAGCGTTTAGGATTTAAGAAATTCTTAGCTGAGTTAGATGTTAATGGTACAACTAGTAACACACCAGAAACGGAAAAGTATGAATATCTTGAGTTAACTAAAGAAAATATCATTGAGCTAGATAAAATCAGTGAAAAAGAAGTAACTTTTTATTTAGCAATGTTAGGTGATAATTATCATCTAGCTCCAATTGAAGGCTTTTCTTTAAAAGTTGGTAATAAGATTTATGTATCTAAAGATCCAGTTTTGTTGCAAGAAAATTCACTTCGTCAAATGCTAGAAGATAAGACTATCAAGAAGAATGTTTTTGACATTAAAAGAACGTATGTAGGTTTACATCGACTAGATATCAAGGCAGAAGGTCTAGATTATGATATGCTTCTTGCTTCATATTTAGTTAATAATGAAAACAACTCGAATGATCTTGGAGAAGTAGCTCATTTATATGACGATTATTCTGTAAAGACTGATTTAGAAGTTTACGGAAAAGGTAAAAAACAAGCTGTACCTGACGATAATGAATTCTTTGAACATTTAGCAGCTAAAGTTGCCGTAATTGAGAAATTAAAGACTCCACTTCTTGAAAAACTAAAAGATCATGAACAAGATGATTTATATGAAACAATTGAAATTCCAGTGGCTTTCGTCTTAGCAAAGATGGAAATTACTGGAATCAAGGTTGAAGCATCCGTTTTGAATCAATTAGGTAATGATTTTGCAGTTAAGTTACAAGAACTAGAACATAAGATTTATCAACAGGCTGGCGAAGAATTCAACTTGAACTCACCTAAGCAGTTGGGGCATATCCTATTTGAAAAATTAGGTTTACCACCAATTAAGAAGACTAAGACTGGTTACTCAACATCTGTTGAAGTATTAGAGCAATTAAAAATGAAAAGTCCAATTGTTTCAGAAATTTTGGACTATCGTCAAATTGCTAAAATTCAAAACACTTATGTTAAGGGCTTGCTTGACTGCATTCAGCCAGATGGAAGAATTCACACTCGCTATTTGCAGACTTTGACTACAACAGGTCGTCTTTCTTCAGTTGATCCTAATTTACAAAATATTCCAACTAAAACTGAGGAAGGAAAGCAGATTAGAAAAGCTTTTGTTCCTTCAACAAAAGATGGGTATATTTTCTCTTGTGATTATTCTCAGGTTGAACTAAGAGTGCTAGCTCATGTTTCTGGGGATGAACATATGCAAGAAGCATTTAAGTCAGGCTATGATATTCACGCCCACACCGCAATGAAAATATTCCACTTGGACTCACCTGATGAAGTAACGCCATTAATGCGTAGACATGCTAAAGCTGTTAATTTTGGTATCGTTTATGGTATTTCAGACTATGGCTTGTCTAAAAACTTAGGCATTAGCCGTAAGCAGGCTAAAACTTTTATTGAAAATTACTTTGAACAATATCCTCAAATTAAAAATTATATGGATGAAGCAATTAAAAAAGCTCGTGAGAATGGCTATGCAGAAACAATTATGCATAGAAGACGGTATTTACCAGATATTCATTCAAAGAACTTCAATGTCAGAAGTTTTGCGGAAAGAACTGCAATTAATTCTCCAATTCAAGGATCAGCAGCTGATATTATTAAGATTGCCATGATTAATATGCAGAAAAAACTTGATGAACTACATTTAAAGACTAAAATGGTCTTACAAGTACACGATGAATTGATTTTTGATGTGCCAAAAGATGAATTAGATACAATTAAGAAAATTGTTCCAGAGGTTATGCAGTCAGCTGTCAAATTAGATGTTCCACTAATTGCAGATTCAAATTGGGGACATAATTGGTACGATGCAAAATAA
- a CDS encoding GntR family transcriptional regulator has translation MTEAKYKKIEAILKQRIIDQTYPLNSLLPKEIELAAEFNTSRPTINHAIHNLVQQGFLEQRKRLGTIVKRNKIAQEFTHVIQSYNQEMDDKGLKARTKMISFEEIDPTSEIQSALNLSPSDSVFKLVRLRYVDTAPIVEVTTYIPTKLVPDLNKIDFSQASLYDELRKRNLPVTHVTRKLEVKQASSTISKTLKIKENDPVFYFHSYGYTKKDQKIEYSIATYRGDLNSFIIDLNLN, from the coding sequence ATGACTGAAGCAAAATATAAAAAAATTGAAGCTATTTTAAAACAAAGAATTATCGATCAAACCTATCCTCTTAATAGTTTATTGCCAAAAGAAATTGAACTAGCTGCCGAATTCAACACAAGTCGCCCAACAATTAACCATGCAATTCACAATCTTGTTCAACAAGGATTCTTAGAGCAACGTAAACGATTAGGTACTATTGTTAAAAGAAACAAGATTGCACAAGAATTTACTCATGTAATACAAAGTTACAATCAAGAAATGGATGATAAGGGATTAAAAGCGAGAACTAAAATGATTTCTTTTGAGGAAATTGATCCTACTTCAGAAATACAAAGTGCCTTAAACTTATCTCCTTCTGACTCAGTCTTTAAATTAGTTAGACTAAGATATGTAGATACGGCTCCAATTGTTGAAGTAACTACTTATATTCCTACTAAACTTGTTCCAGATCTAAATAAAATAGATTTTTCACAAGCATCCTTATACGATGAACTTAGGAAAAGAAATTTACCGGTCACCCATGTCACAAGAAAATTAGAAGTGAAACAAGCTTCTTCAACTATATCGAAAACTTTAAAAATTAAAGAAAATGATCCTGTTTTTTATTTTCATAGTTATGGATATACAAAAAAGGATCAAAAAATAGAATACTCAATTGCCACTTATCGTGGAGATTTGAACTCGTTTATTATTGATCTTAATCTTAACTAA
- the murC gene encoding UDP-N-acetylmuramate--L-alanine ligase, with protein MLDKNKQIWFIGIKGTGMASLALVLHDLGYNVAGSDIEKYTFTQVPLEKAGIEVKNFDPANIKSNAEQVIVKGNAFKQDNPEVAACLDKNVEWQSYPDTVEEIVQMHTSIGVSGTHGKTSTTSLLSHVLGEVAPTSYLIGDGRGKGVEDSRFFVYEADEYRRHFLAYHPDYQIMTNIDFDHPDYFKDQDDYTSAFQTAADQTKKALFVWGDDKRLQSLKTDIPKYTYGFKDTDDFQAVNIEKTTTGSKFNVLAHGKDLGRFEIHLFGDHSILNTTAVIAVAYTEKVPMDDIKEGLLTFKGAKRRFAEKDFGDVSVIDDYAHHPTEMRATIQAARQKFPDKELVVVFQPHTFSRTKKYQKDFEEILRDVDKAYVTPIYASAREASGDISSEDLVNNIPGSEVIDLDNIADLTKHKNAVVVFMGAGDIPKYEDAYEKLL; from the coding sequence ATGTTAGACAAAAATAAACAAATTTGGTTCATTGGTATTAAAGGAACTGGTATGGCATCCCTAGCTCTAGTTTTACATGACCTAGGTTATAACGTTGCAGGTTCAGATATTGAAAAATATACGTTTACTCAGGTACCTCTTGAAAAAGCTGGTATTGAAGTAAAAAATTTTGATCCGGCCAATATTAAGAGCAATGCAGAACAAGTAATTGTTAAAGGGAATGCTTTTAAACAAGATAATCCTGAAGTAGCAGCATGTTTAGACAAAAATGTTGAATGGCAAAGCTACCCTGATACAGTTGAAGAAATTGTACAGATGCATACTTCAATTGGGGTATCCGGTACTCACGGTAAGACTTCAACAACTAGTCTCTTGTCTCATGTTTTAGGTGAAGTAGCTCCTACATCATACTTAATTGGTGATGGTCGCGGTAAAGGAGTAGAGGACTCACGTTTCTTTGTTTATGAAGCTGATGAATACCGTCGTCACTTCTTGGCATATCATCCAGATTACCAAATTATGACTAACATTGACTTTGATCACCCTGATTACTTTAAGGATCAAGATGATTACACTAGTGCTTTTCAAACTGCAGCTGATCAAACTAAGAAGGCTCTCTTTGTTTGGGGAGATGATAAGCGCTTGCAAAGCTTAAAGACTGATATTCCTAAGTATACTTATGGTTTCAAGGACACTGATGATTTTCAAGCAGTTAATATTGAAAAGACAACTACTGGCTCTAAATTTAATGTTTTAGCACATGGAAAAGACCTTGGTCGCTTTGAGATTCACTTATTCGGTGATCATAGCATTTTAAACACTACTGCTGTAATTGCAGTTGCTTATACTGAAAAAGTTCCAATGGATGATATTAAGGAAGGTCTACTTACTTTCAAGGGTGCAAAAAGACGTTTTGCCGAAAAAGATTTTGGGGATGTTTCCGTAATTGATGATTATGCTCACCACCCAACAGAAATGCGTGCAACTATTCAAGCTGCTCGTCAAAAATTCCCAGATAAAGAATTAGTGGTAGTTTTCCAACCACATACTTTCTCAAGAACTAAGAAATACCAAAAGGACTTTGAAGAAATTTTGCGTGATGTTGATAAAGCATATGTTACTCCTATCTATGCATCTGCTCGTGAAGCAAGTGGAGATATTTCAAGTGAGGATTTAGTAAATAATATTCCTGGTTCAGAAGTAATTGATTTAGACAACATCGCTGATTTAACTAAGCACAAGAATGCAGTTGTTGTATTTATGGGTGCTGGTGATATTCCTAAGTATGAAGATGCTTATGAAAAGTTACTTTAA
- a CDS encoding copper homeostasis protein CutC: protein MIKEVCVENFTNVPLMIERGANRIELNNDLSVGGTTPSFGVIKKTVEYAHKHDVPVIVMIRPRGGNFVYNEDELEIMINDIQICSLLNVDGVTFGCLTREKHLDKRAMNRLLSVAHAGDLEVVMHMAFDELTHAEQKEAIDWLSQNRVKRILTHSGPLNQPISHTLDHLKEVVKQAKNKIEILPGGGITKANINKIVEQIKIKQVHGTKLLG, encoded by the coding sequence TTGATTAAAGAAGTATGTGTCGAAAATTTTACTAACGTACCTTTGATGATTGAACGTGGTGCTAATCGAATAGAACTAAATAATGACTTATCTGTAGGTGGGACGACACCTTCTTTTGGCGTAATTAAAAAGACTGTTGAGTATGCACATAAACATGATGTTCCCGTAATTGTAATGATTAGACCTCGTGGTGGAAATTTTGTCTATAACGAGGATGAACTAGAGATAATGATTAATGATATTCAAATATGCAGCTTACTAAATGTCGATGGGGTTACTTTCGGGTGTTTAACTAGGGAAAAACATTTAGATAAGAGGGCAATGAATAGATTGCTTTCAGTAGCGCATGCTGGAGACTTAGAAGTGGTGATGCACATGGCATTTGATGAATTAACACATGCTGAACAAAAAGAAGCCATTGATTGGTTATCCCAAAATAGAGTTAAGCGTATTCTTACTCATAGTGGCCCATTAAATCAACCAATCTCCCATACACTTGATCATTTAAAGGAAGTAGTCAAACAGGCAAAAAATAAGATAGAAATTTTGCCTGGTGGCGGAATTACTAAGGCAAATATAAATAAAATTGTTGAACAAATAAAAATAAAACAGGTTCATGGCACTAAGCTATTAGGTTAA
- the ytpR gene encoding YtpR family tRNA-binding protein: protein MIISTNKTSYPDTLIVILDQDKGRSKFTEKNQVTRVENEDGEVIGFNFFNVSSFLDYDKLPNGEVKPTQELVDALNKKIAEAGFDTKLEIGKPTLVYGYVKTCEAHPDSDHLHVTTVDVGNGEEHQIVCGAPNIAQGQMVVVALPGTLMPNGQQIWPGALRGVDSYGMICSARELGLAHAPQKRGIMVVPDDFKAGDEFEPTKCDELLASGQISL from the coding sequence ATGATTATTTCTACCAATAAAACAAGTTACCCTGATACTTTAATTGTGATTTTGGACCAAGATAAAGGTCGTAGTAAATTCACAGAAAAAAATCAAGTTACAAGAGTTGAAAATGAGGATGGAGAAGTTATTGGATTTAATTTCTTTAACGTAAGTAGCTTTTTAGACTACGATAAGTTACCAAATGGTGAAGTTAAACCAACACAAGAATTAGTTGATGCTTTAAACAAGAAAATTGCTGAAGCTGGTTTTGATACTAAGCTAGAAATTGGCAAGCCAACTCTTGTTTATGGTTACGTTAAGACTTGTGAAGCACACCCAGATTCAGATCACTTACATGTAACTACTGTGGATGTGGGGAATGGTGAAGAACATCAAATCGTTTGTGGTGCTCCAAATATTGCTCAAGGCCAAATGGTAGTTGTGGCACTTCCTGGTACTTTAATGCCAAATGGTCAACAAATTTGGCCAGGTGCACTTCGTGGTGTTGATTCATACGGTATGATTTGTTCAGCACGCGAATTAGGCTTAGCACATGCTCCTCAAAAGCGTGGTATTATGGTTGTTCCTGACGACTTTAAAGCTGGCGATGAATTTGAACCAACTAAGTGTGATGAATTATTAGCTAGCGGTCAAATTAGTCTTTAA
- a CDS encoding thioredoxin family protein — translation MEEIKELTPEKLKEITKNGKVVLLFSATWCPDCRFLDPFLPQIEKDNSDAKFYKIDRDGSIDVAKELNIFGIPSFVVYQDGKEIGRLVNKDRKTKEEVENFLNSLK, via the coding sequence ATGGAAGAAATTAAAGAATTAACTCCTGAGAAGTTAAAAGAAATTACCAAAAATGGAAAAGTAGTATTACTATTTTCAGCTACATGGTGCCCAGATTGCCGCTTCTTAGACCCATTTTTACCACAAATTGAAAAAGATAATTCTGATGCAAAATTCTATAAGATTGACCGTGATGGATCAATTGATGTAGCCAAAGAATTAAATATCTTTGGAATTCCTAGCTTTGTTGTCTACCAAGATGGCAAAGAAATTGGTAGACTAGTAAATAAGGACAGAAAGACTAAAGAAGAAGTAGAAAACTTCCTTAACTCTCTCAAATAG
- the trmB gene encoding tRNA (guanosine(46)-N7)-methyltransferase TrmB: protein MRLRNKPWAQKLVAEHPEAILNEPDPDKKINWEERFDDFSKPLAIEIGSGKGQFITTLAKEHPEMNFIGVELQTTAAGMILRTKLEEKIDNLQLMCADAANIAMYLPENSVDIVYLNFSDPWPKTRHEKRRLTYKSFLDKYRQILKPEGHLEFKTDNRGLFEYSLVSLNNYGMKFDYVSLDLHHADDEIFERNVETEYEHKFAAKGNPIYCLHAYFVK from the coding sequence ATGAGATTAAGAAATAAACCTTGGGCTCAAAAATTAGTAGCTGAACATCCAGAAGCAATTTTAAATGAGCCAGATCCAGATAAGAAAATTAACTGGGAAGAAAGATTCGATGATTTTTCTAAGCCTTTAGCAATTGAAATTGGTTCCGGAAAAGGTCAGTTTATTACTACTTTAGCTAAAGAACACCCTGAGATGAATTTTATTGGAGTAGAACTTCAAACAACAGCTGCAGGGATGATTTTAAGAACTAAGCTTGAAGAAAAGATCGATAACTTGCAATTAATGTGTGCAGACGCTGCTAATATTGCAATGTATTTACCAGAAAACAGCGTAGACATTGTTTATTTAAACTTTTCTGATCCTTGGCCAAAGACACGTCATGAAAAGCGTAGATTAACTTATAAGAGCTTTTTAGATAAGTATCGTCAAATTTTAAAGCCAGAAGGACATTTAGAATTTAAGACAGATAATCGAGGATTGTTTGAATACAGTTTAGTTAGTCTTAACAATTATGGAATGAAATTTGATTATGTGAGTCTAGATTTACATCACGCAGATGATGAAATTTTTGAAAGAAATGTTGAGACTGAATATGAACATAAATTTGCAGCTAAGGGTAATCCAATTTACTGCTTGCATGCATATTTTGTAAAATAA
- a CDS encoding ABC transporter permease: MTDLIKSRLNKNFKKQMHYLTLVFNDFFILALIFLFGALMFWYAQNIKKWPNNLWFYKPLLALIWTATLGVGHFATLFDRADEHFLFNQDNKMKAYFKPLYLHNMLLPVVLIILVSGILLPFATMRAGFSIGGLIFIVIGLIVSKNVQFKLIVRSFYFNKYDYYNTWLYLGINFLILYLSFLGPYPNPIIYTTVAIASWVGVDYLPQGKMFDWYKALDYEERRVDLLNNFYSMFTDVPDKKVRISRRKYLDFLIKTTDQTPNTFIYQRVVLRDPEYSNLLIRMILFSILLIACLQDAGWAIGTGALIIFLTLYQLIPLGTVYEHNMMYHVMPIPFASRGQALRKVLQKGMLLEWGLISLAIIIFSPQKLEAFGGIIALLALTFLLLYFYLPSKIEQLFKKVRY; this comes from the coding sequence ATGACTGATTTAATTAAAAGTAGACTCAATAAAAACTTCAAAAAACAGATGCATTATCTGACTTTAGTTTTTAACGACTTTTTTATCTTGGCTTTGATTTTTCTATTTGGAGCCTTAATGTTTTGGTATGCGCAAAATATTAAAAAATGGCCAAATAATCTTTGGTTTTACAAGCCACTCCTAGCCTTAATTTGGACTGCAACTTTGGGAGTTGGTCACTTTGCTACTTTATTTGATCGGGCAGATGAACATTTTCTTTTTAATCAGGATAATAAAATGAAAGCTTATTTTAAGCCACTCTATTTACATAATATGCTCTTGCCTGTTGTTTTGATTATTCTGGTATCAGGAATTTTATTGCCCTTTGCAACGATGAGAGCTGGCTTTTCAATTGGTGGCCTGATTTTTATTGTGATTGGTTTGATTGTCAGTAAGAATGTTCAATTTAAATTGATCGTTAGAAGTTTTTATTTTAACAAATATGATTATTACAATACTTGGCTATATCTAGGAATTAACTTTCTAATCTTATATCTTTCTTTTCTAGGACCTTATCCTAATCCAATTATTTATACTACAGTGGCAATTGCTTCGTGGGTTGGAGTAGATTACTTACCTCAAGGAAAGATGTTTGATTGGTACAAGGCACTGGATTATGAAGAAAGAAGAGTAGACTTACTGAATAATTTCTATAGTATGTTTACTGATGTACCAGATAAGAAAGTTCGAATTTCTAGAAGAAAATATTTAGACTTCTTAATTAAAACGACTGATCAAACGCCCAATACTTTTATTTACCAAAGAGTAGTATTGCGAGATCCAGAGTACAGTAATTTATTGATTAGAATGATTCTTTTTTCAATTTTATTAATTGCCTGCTTACAAGATGCAGGTTGGGCAATTGGTACTGGTGCTTTGATAATTTTCTTAACACTTTATCAATTGATTCCTTTAGGAACAGTGTATGAGCATAATATGATGTATCATGTAATGCCAATTCCATTTGCTTCTAGAGGACAGGCACTAAGAAAAGTTCTACAAAAGGGAATGTTACTTGAATGGGGATTAATTAGTTTGGCAATAATAATCTTTTCTCCACAAAAATTAGAAGCATTTGGTGGAATTATTGCTTTACTTGCCTTAACATTCTTATTGCTATATTTTTATTTACCAAGTAAAATTGAACAGTTATTTAAAAAAGTTAGATATTAG
- a CDS encoding ABC transporter ATP-binding protein: MALKIENLTGGYSGINVIKNVNLTIEPGQAVGLIGLNGAGKSTTIKHLLGLLRMQKGKIILNGVSLTENPAEFKKMVAYIPETPILYPELTLKEHLELVMLTYDLDHDQAWARAKELCKMFRLENKLDWLPINFSKGMKQKVMIVTSFLANADLLVIDEPFTGLDPLAVANFIDLVKEAVADQKMVLMTTHVLAEAQEAVQTFAVLNNGTIETEGSLNEIRQFYGLKPSDSFDRLYQILNQETVKKHD, encoded by the coding sequence ATGGCACTTAAAATTGAAAATTTAACTGGAGGATACTCTGGGATTAATGTCATTAAAAATGTAAATTTAACAATTGAACCTGGACAAGCTGTAGGTTTAATTGGACTAAATGGTGCTGGTAAATCAACAACAATTAAGCACTTACTTGGATTATTAAGAATGCAAAAGGGCAAGATAATTTTGAACGGTGTAAGCTTAACCGAAAATCCTGCTGAATTTAAAAAAATGGTCGCTTATATTCCAGAAACCCCAATTTTATATCCAGAATTAACTTTGAAAGAGCATTTAGAGTTAGTAATGCTTACCTATGATTTGGATCATGATCAAGCTTGGGCACGAGCAAAAGAATTATGCAAAATGTTTCGTTTAGAAAATAAGCTGGATTGGCTTCCAATTAACTTTTCTAAAGGGATGAAGCAAAAGGTAATGATTGTAACTAGCTTTTTAGCAAATGCGGACTTGTTGGTAATAGATGAACCATTTACTGGTCTTGATCCCTTAGCAGTAGCTAATTTTATTGATTTAGTTAAAGAAGCTGTTGCTGATCAAAAGATGGTTTTAATGACTACTCATGTTTTGGCTGAAGCACAAGAAGCTGTTCAAACATTTGCTGTCTTAAATAATGGCACGATTGAAACTGAAGGTAGTTTAAATGAAATTAGACAGTTTTATGGATTAAAGCCAAGCGATTCATTTGATCGTTTATATCAAATTTTAAATCAGGAAACGGTGAAGAAGCATGACTGA